One Nonomuraea angiospora DNA segment encodes these proteins:
- a CDS encoding LysR family transcriptional regulator gives MSSPDPVIDANLAIALDALLAEHSVTRAAARLHTSPAAMSRTLARLRRILQDPLLVRAGQTMVPTPRAQALREEAAAVVRSLGALLSPGASVDPAGLRSTFTLQAADLVGAALAPGLLRLAQREAPGVSFRIRAEELEAGPALRDGRIDLEIGSIDHVDPETQVEELVSLRMVAAVRPGHPLTEGPLTPARLAAAQHVAVSRRGRFTGPLDTALAEQNLHRRVSVVLPSHLAAMTLAARSDVVCLVPAALPGAAPSPLTHDAGALGLRLLDIPLALPPLTIGMAWHPRHTADGAHRWLRDAVRRTLRTPAAASEITVADATDPE, from the coding sequence GTGAGCAGCCCGGATCCGGTCATCGACGCCAATCTCGCCATCGCGCTGGATGCTCTGCTGGCCGAGCACAGCGTGACCCGCGCCGCCGCACGTCTGCACACCTCGCCCGCCGCCATGAGCCGCACCCTCGCCCGTCTGCGCCGCATCCTCCAGGACCCCCTCCTGGTCCGGGCCGGACAGACCATGGTTCCCACCCCACGCGCCCAGGCCCTGCGCGAGGAGGCCGCCGCAGTGGTACGCAGCCTCGGAGCGCTGCTCAGCCCCGGCGCGAGCGTCGACCCCGCCGGCCTCCGCAGCACCTTCACCCTGCAAGCCGCCGACCTGGTCGGCGCGGCACTGGCCCCCGGACTGCTGCGACTGGCCCAGCGGGAGGCGCCGGGGGTCTCGTTCCGGATCCGGGCCGAAGAGCTGGAGGCCGGACCCGCCCTGCGCGACGGCCGGATCGACCTGGAGATCGGATCCATCGACCACGTGGACCCGGAAACCCAGGTCGAAGAGCTGGTCAGCCTCCGAATGGTGGCGGCCGTCCGGCCCGGCCATCCGCTCACCGAAGGACCGCTGACCCCGGCCCGGCTTGCTGCCGCCCAACACGTCGCGGTCAGCCGCCGCGGCCGGTTCACCGGCCCCCTCGACACCGCCCTGGCCGAGCAGAACCTCCACCGGCGGGTCAGCGTCGTCCTGCCCAGCCACCTGGCCGCGATGACCCTCGCCGCCCGCAGCGACGTCGTCTGCCTCGTACCTGCCGCGCTTCCCGGCGCCGCCCCCTCGCCCCTCACCCACGACGCCGGCGCCCTCGGACTGCGCCTCCTCGACATCCCCCTGGCACTGCCACCGCTGACCATCGGCATGGCCTGGCACCCCCGGCACACAGCCGACGGAGCCCACCGCTGGCTCCGCGACGCCGTCCGCCGGACTCTCCGCACACCGGCAGCAGCTTCTGAGATCACCGTGGCGGACGCGACCGACCCCGAGTAG
- a CDS encoding dihydrofolate reductase family protein translates to MGKVVLDVSMSLDGFTAGANVRKEEPMGDGGERLHEWMAGEGPDSEVDLGIRRQVDAAAGAAVIGRRTFDLGLVPWGGTPWPGVPSFVVTHRTREDLLGDNGGTFAFDGLEAAVRRAKDAAGDKDVLVLGADVARQLLGAGLLDEVWLHLVPLLMGAGTPLFGGERAELVQEGKPVTGAAAVTHLRYRVLKP, encoded by the coding sequence ATGGGCAAGGTAGTGCTGGATGTGTCGATGTCCCTGGACGGGTTCACGGCGGGAGCGAACGTCCGGAAGGAGGAGCCCATGGGGGACGGCGGCGAACGGCTGCACGAGTGGATGGCCGGGGAAGGACCGGACAGCGAGGTCGACCTCGGCATCCGCCGGCAGGTGGACGCGGCGGCAGGAGCCGCCGTCATCGGACGGCGCACCTTCGACCTCGGCCTGGTCCCGTGGGGCGGCACACCATGGCCCGGCGTCCCGAGCTTCGTGGTCACCCACCGCACCAGGGAGGACCTCCTCGGCGACAACGGCGGGACGTTCGCCTTCGACGGGCTGGAGGCCGCGGTCCGACGCGCCAAGGACGCCGCCGGGGACAAGGACGTCCTGGTGCTGGGTGCGGACGTCGCCCGGCAGTTGCTCGGGGCGGGCCTGCTGGACGAGGTATGGCTCCACCTCGTCCCCTTGCTGATGGGGGCGGGCACGCCGCTGTTCGGCGGGGAGCGGGCCGAGCTGGTCCAGGAGGGGAAACCCGTCACGGGGGCCGCGGCGGTGACCCACCTGCGCTACCGCGTCCTGAAGCCCTGA
- a CDS encoding MarR family winged helix-turn-helix transcriptional regulator, whose translation MTDDLRATPAALRLLPSRTLSLVAMHADRLVNEGLAAVDARKWHYAALVALRESGPVSQAELSRRTGIYRSDMVAVINELAERGFVERAPDPADRRRNVITITPEGTQQVRRLHTLIASLQDELFAPLSQPEREQLSGLLTRLLEHHGRSGSSSEQG comes from the coding sequence ATGACGGACGACCTCAGGGCCACCCCCGCAGCGCTGCGGCTCCTGCCCAGCCGGACGCTGTCGCTGGTCGCGATGCACGCCGACCGGCTGGTGAACGAGGGCCTGGCCGCCGTCGACGCCCGCAAGTGGCACTACGCGGCGCTCGTCGCGCTCCGCGAGTCTGGCCCGGTGAGCCAGGCCGAGCTGAGCAGGCGCACCGGCATCTACCGCAGCGACATGGTCGCCGTCATCAACGAGCTCGCGGAGCGCGGCTTCGTCGAGCGCGCCCCCGACCCCGCCGACCGCCGCCGCAACGTCATCACCATCACCCCCGAGGGCACCCAGCAGGTACGGCGGCTGCACACGCTCATCGCGAGCCTTCAGGACGAGCTGTTCGCCCCTTTGAGCCAGCCGGAACGTGAGCAATTGTCAGGTCTGCTGACCCGCCTCCTGGAGCATCACGGGCGCTCCGGCAGCTCCTCTGAGCAGGGCTGA
- a CDS encoding amidohydrolase family protein codes for MTSTILIRNGVVVDTEPDPVVLGQVDVRIEDGLIAEVGPGLPEVAGAEVIDATGRIVLPGFVDTHRHTWQAGIRAVAPDITFDTYLRRVLTELAPRHRPQDVYAGNLAGALECLDAGITTLLDWSHVQFSPDHTDAAVRGLGESGIRAVFGYCYGGDSGELTKETRRVHDTLFCASGLVTMVVAALGPEIVGEERSLEEWRVAAELGLPVTAHLGGHGAESAERGLAFLEANGLLATPTTFVHALHYTDEALRRIAAAGGTASLAPVDEMNLGLGYPATGRLRAAGIPTGLGADTVVCAPGDMFSLMRTVHLLERGRPDGAGMGFTTRDALRMATIEGAQVLGLADVIGSLRPGKQADVVLLRTDTLGMAAAHDPIGAVVLNADTSAVDTVLVGGRVVKRDGRLLHHDVAAVLSTLIESADMVANP; via the coding sequence ATGACATCTACGATCTTGATCAGGAACGGCGTCGTCGTGGACACCGAGCCCGACCCCGTCGTGCTGGGCCAGGTGGACGTGCGGATCGAGGACGGCCTCATCGCCGAAGTGGGCCCCGGCCTGCCGGAGGTCGCGGGCGCGGAGGTGATCGACGCGACCGGGCGGATCGTGCTCCCCGGGTTCGTCGACACCCACCGCCACACCTGGCAGGCGGGCATCAGGGCCGTCGCGCCCGACATCACGTTCGACACGTACCTGCGGCGGGTCCTCACCGAGCTCGCCCCCCGCCACCGCCCCCAGGACGTCTACGCGGGCAACCTCGCGGGCGCGCTGGAGTGCCTGGACGCGGGCATCACCACGCTGCTCGACTGGTCGCACGTCCAGTTCAGCCCGGACCATACCGACGCGGCCGTACGGGGGCTGGGCGAGTCGGGCATCCGGGCCGTGTTCGGCTACTGCTACGGCGGCGACTCCGGCGAGCTGACCAAGGAGACCCGGCGCGTCCACGACACGCTCTTCTGCGCGTCCGGGCTGGTCACGATGGTGGTCGCGGCGCTCGGCCCGGAGATCGTGGGGGAGGAGCGCTCGCTCGAGGAGTGGCGCGTGGCGGCCGAGCTCGGCCTTCCCGTCACCGCGCACCTCGGCGGCCACGGCGCGGAGAGCGCCGAGCGCGGGCTCGCGTTCCTGGAGGCGAACGGCCTCCTGGCCACCCCCACGACCTTCGTGCACGCGCTGCACTACACCGACGAGGCGCTCCGGCGCATCGCGGCCGCCGGCGGCACCGCCTCGCTCGCCCCCGTGGACGAGATGAATCTGGGCCTCGGCTACCCCGCCACCGGCCGGCTGAGGGCCGCGGGGATCCCGACGGGTCTCGGCGCGGACACCGTGGTCTGCGCGCCGGGGGACATGTTCAGCCTGATGCGTACGGTTCACCTGCTCGAACGCGGCCGCCCCGACGGCGCCGGGATGGGCTTCACCACCCGCGACGCGCTGCGCATGGCCACCATCGAGGGCGCCCAGGTGCTGGGCCTCGCGGACGTCATCGGCTCGCTGCGGCCGGGCAAGCAGGCCGACGTCGTGCTGCTGCGTACGGACACGCTCGGCATGGCGGCGGCGCACGACCCGATCGGCGCCGTCGTGCTCAACGCCGACACCAGCGCCGTGGACACCGTGCTGGTCGGGGGCCGGGTGGTCAAGCGTGACGGGCGGCTGCTCCACCACGACGTGGCGGCGGTCCTCTCCACGCTGATCGAATCGGCGGATATGGTGGCGAACCCCTGA
- a CDS encoding MarR family winged helix-turn-helix transcriptional regulator, protein MNHDEVDALVPRWKDAGLSPSLIAALELSKRAARLHLMFDKVIKAELAELGLTYAEFDVLAALSRAPAYRMKPSELSKALFLTSGGISNVLQRLAAAGYVEREANAGDARSRWVQLTEEGQRMAEAALVASGRAHEEVAGGIPDEVVREAADALRGVLSRVGRRRYR, encoded by the coding sequence GTGAACCACGATGAGGTCGACGCGCTGGTCCCCCGCTGGAAGGACGCGGGCCTGTCGCCGTCCCTCATCGCCGCCCTGGAGCTCAGCAAGCGGGCGGCGCGGCTCCACCTGATGTTCGACAAGGTGATCAAGGCCGAGCTGGCCGAGCTGGGGCTGACGTACGCCGAGTTCGACGTGCTGGCCGCGCTGAGCCGGGCGCCGGCGTACCGGATGAAGCCGAGCGAGCTGTCGAAGGCGCTGTTCCTGACGTCAGGCGGGATCAGCAACGTGCTGCAGCGACTGGCGGCGGCGGGATACGTCGAGCGCGAGGCCAACGCGGGCGACGCGCGCAGCCGCTGGGTGCAGCTCACGGAGGAGGGACAGCGCATGGCGGAGGCCGCGCTGGTGGCCTCGGGGCGGGCGCACGAGGAGGTGGCGGGCGGGATCCCGGACGAGGTCGTGCGCGAGGCGGCCGACGCGCTGCGCGGGGTCCTCTCCCGCGTCGGCCGCCGCCGCTACCGCTGA
- a CDS encoding helix-turn-helix domain-containing protein, translating to MSEIATGQMIRLQRERRGMSTTALATQSGCTPRHIELIEHGKRTPSLPLLREIAKVLGVRTAVLLGETPRDSHEPSRPQISDIERALFTWRSLEPDIEPPDADQLSERVASARNAWFTSAHRYSILMASLPSLISDAENLALEDTPQAHSVASDAYMLARGVLKHLRRVDLAHLAADRAMRFAEESGDPLIRAWAYWSLGQSMLSDDMHQIAYDVGRRGIEMLEPHVADGDDRHVKALGALHLLTAIGAARGGDDDEAREIVRGPAARLAQRVEDGADVYDLAFFGPTNVAIHMASIENDVGRPEAVLQIADDIDLRRTPSIERRATHLSQVARACEDVGDDAASLLHLLRIERECPEELDHKLLLREMVRSLARRARPSWAPEVRYLAERHGIAN from the coding sequence ATGTCCGAAATAGCCACCGGGCAGATGATCAGGCTGCAGCGCGAACGAAGGGGCATGAGCACCACCGCGCTGGCGACCCAGTCCGGCTGCACCCCGAGACACATCGAGCTGATCGAGCACGGCAAGCGAACCCCCTCGCTCCCCCTGCTGCGGGAGATCGCCAAAGTGCTGGGCGTACGCACCGCCGTGCTCTTGGGGGAGACCCCGCGCGACTCGCACGAACCCAGCCGGCCGCAGATCAGCGACATCGAGCGGGCGTTGTTCACGTGGCGCTCGCTGGAGCCCGACATCGAGCCGCCCGACGCCGACCAGCTCTCCGAACGGGTGGCCTCGGCCCGCAACGCCTGGTTCACCTCGGCGCACCGCTACTCGATCCTGATGGCGTCCCTGCCGTCCCTGATCTCCGACGCCGAGAACCTCGCGCTCGAGGACACGCCGCAGGCCCACAGCGTCGCGTCCGACGCGTACATGCTGGCCAGGGGCGTGCTCAAGCACCTGCGGCGGGTCGATCTCGCGCATCTGGCCGCCGACCGGGCCATGCGGTTCGCCGAGGAGTCGGGGGATCCGCTGATCCGGGCGTGGGCGTACTGGAGTCTGGGGCAGTCGATGTTGTCGGACGACATGCACCAGATCGCGTACGACGTCGGCCGGCGCGGCATCGAGATGCTGGAGCCCCACGTCGCCGACGGCGACGACCGCCACGTGAAGGCGCTCGGCGCGCTGCACCTGCTGACCGCGATCGGCGCGGCGCGCGGGGGCGACGACGACGAGGCCAGGGAGATCGTCCGCGGGCCCGCGGCGCGGCTCGCGCAGCGCGTCGAAGACGGGGCCGACGTCTACGACCTGGCCTTCTTCGGGCCGACCAACGTCGCCATCCACATGGCCAGCATCGAGAACGACGTGGGGCGCCCGGAGGCGGTGCTGCAGATCGCCGACGACATCGACCTGCGGCGCACCCCGTCCATCGAGCGGCGCGCCACCCACCTCAGCCAGGTCGCCCGCGCCTGCGAGGACGTGGGCGACGACGCCGCCAGCCTGCTGCATCTCCTGCGGATCGAGCGCGAATGCCCGGAGGAGCTGGATCACAAGCTGCTGCTCAGGGAGATGGTGCGGTCCCTGGCGCGGCGCGCGCGGCCGTCGTGGGCGCCGGAGGTCCGCTACCTGGCCGAGCGCCACGGCATCGCGAACTGA
- a CDS encoding darcynin family protein, producing MPAEQTEPPVTAFMLVKTTPEWLALSVQERVDAFTTQVLPAIEARTTGVRSRFYDTEFYSARVTDVWVWEAEDHHAYQLLVDALRETPFWDRYFEVVDLLVGTENGYARTYGLEPVATIST from the coding sequence ATGCCCGCTGAGCAGACCGAACCGCCGGTCACGGCGTTCATGCTGGTCAAGACCACACCCGAGTGGCTCGCCCTGAGCGTCCAGGAACGCGTGGACGCCTTCACCACCCAGGTCCTGCCGGCCATCGAGGCCAGGACCACCGGCGTCCGGTCACGCTTCTACGACACGGAGTTCTACTCCGCGCGCGTCACCGACGTCTGGGTGTGGGAAGCCGAAGACCACCACGCCTACCAGCTCCTCGTCGACGCACTGCGCGAAACCCCGTTCTGGGACCGCTACTTCGAGGTCGTCGACCTCCTCGTCGGCACCGAGAACGGCTACGCCCGAACCTACGGCCTCGAACCCGTCGCCACCATCAGCACCTGA
- a CDS encoding NAD(P)H-binding protein, with product MIVITAPTGNIGRHLLSRLLEAAPAAGEELRVIVRDPARLPDAARGRVEVVTGSHAEAEVLDRAFEGADAVFWLVPPDASLTPQDAFSGFTRPAAKALAAHGVGHVVGVSALGRGTPLADRAGLVTASLAMDDLIAGTGVAYRALASPSFFENLLEESDSIREKGVFTDTVDADRKAPLVAVADLAAAAAGLLLDRSWTGTGSVPVLGPQDLSPNDLARIMTEQLGRPVRYERQPLDELYTTLVGYGLNEAFVQGLVDMKRAKDEGLDAGVARTPDTTSPTSFEQWCAQTLKPAVLS from the coding sequence ATGATCGTCATTACCGCTCCCACCGGGAACATCGGCCGTCACCTGCTCTCCCGGCTCCTGGAGGCCGCCCCCGCCGCGGGCGAGGAACTGCGCGTGATCGTGCGCGATCCCGCCCGGCTTCCGGACGCGGCGCGCGGACGCGTCGAGGTGGTCACCGGCTCGCACGCGGAAGCCGAGGTCCTCGACCGGGCCTTCGAGGGCGCGGACGCCGTCTTCTGGCTCGTCCCGCCGGACGCCTCCCTGACCCCGCAGGACGCCTTCAGCGGTTTCACCCGCCCCGCCGCCAAGGCGCTCGCCGCCCACGGCGTCGGTCATGTCGTCGGCGTCTCCGCGCTCGGCCGCGGCACCCCGCTCGCCGACCGGGCCGGGCTCGTCACCGCCTCCCTCGCCATGGACGACCTCATCGCCGGCACCGGCGTCGCCTACCGGGCCCTGGCCAGCCCGTCCTTTTTCGAGAACCTCCTGGAGGAGTCCGACTCGATCCGCGAGAAGGGCGTCTTCACCGACACCGTCGACGCCGACCGCAAGGCCCCCTTGGTCGCCGTCGCCGACCTCGCGGCCGCCGCCGCCGGCCTGCTGCTGGACCGCTCGTGGACCGGCACCGGCAGCGTCCCGGTCCTCGGGCCGCAGGACCTTTCCCCCAACGACCTCGCCCGCATCATGACCGAACAGCTCGGCCGCCCCGTCCGCTACGAGCGCCAGCCGCTCGACGAGCTGTACACCACCCTCGTCGGGTACGGCCTCAACGAGGCATTCGTCCAGGGCCTCGTCGACATGAAGCGGGCCAAGGACGAGGGTCTCGACGCCGGTGTCGCCCGTACCCCGGACACGACCTCCCCCACCAGCTTCGAGCAGTGGTGCGCCCAGACCCTCAAGCCCGCCGTCCTCTCCTGA
- a CDS encoding haloalkane dehalogenase produces the protein MRTVMPTIDVLDSTMYFEDSGASGLPIVFLHGNPASSHAWRKVLPGLDGRLLAPDLIGMGRSGKPDIPYRFGDHARYLDAWFDALGLDEVVLVGHDWGGALAFDWAARHPERVRGVAFMESIVRTMSWSDLGEAPRARAETLRSAQGEALALDQNFLVETAFSGGVLTSLSEEEKEPYRAPYPTRESRRPLLEWARSLPLDGEPADVAERVEGYGKWLGASADVPKLLLTFDSSPTLLIGPEVAAWCAANMAALEVEHCGPAGHHVTEDRPEAIAAAIAGWAARHGLRESAS, from the coding sequence ATGAGAACCGTCATGCCGACGATCGACGTGCTCGACTCGACCATGTACTTCGAGGACTCCGGCGCTTCCGGCCTGCCCATCGTGTTCCTGCACGGGAATCCCGCCTCGTCGCACGCGTGGCGGAAGGTGCTGCCGGGGCTGGACGGCCGCCTGCTCGCCCCCGACCTGATCGGCATGGGGCGCTCGGGGAAGCCGGACATTCCCTACCGGTTCGGTGACCACGCCCGTTACCTCGACGCGTGGTTCGACGCGCTCGGGCTGGACGAGGTGGTGCTCGTCGGGCACGACTGGGGTGGCGCGCTGGCGTTCGACTGGGCCGCCCGCCACCCGGAGCGGGTCCGGGGGGTGGCCTTCATGGAGTCCATCGTCCGCACGATGAGCTGGAGCGACCTGGGTGAGGCCCCGCGGGCCCGCGCCGAGACGCTGCGGAGCGCCCAGGGGGAGGCGCTGGCGCTCGACCAGAACTTCCTCGTGGAGACGGCGTTCTCGGGCGGCGTGCTGACGAGCCTGAGCGAGGAGGAGAAGGAGCCGTACCGGGCGCCGTACCCCACCAGGGAGAGCCGGCGGCCGCTGCTGGAGTGGGCGCGGTCCCTGCCGCTGGACGGCGAGCCCGCCGACGTGGCCGAGCGGGTCGAGGGTTACGGGAAGTGGCTCGGGGCCAGCGCTGACGTGCCCAAGCTGCTGCTGACCTTCGACTCCTCCCCGACGCTGCTGATCGGGCCGGAGGTGGCCGCCTGGTGCGCCGCGAACATGGCCGCCCTGGAGGTCGAGCACTGCGGCCCGGCCGGCCATCACGTCACCGAGGACCGCCCCGAGGCCATCGCCGCCGCGATCGCCGGTTGGGCGGCCCGCCACGGGCTGCGGGAGAGCGCCTCATAG